In Leptotrichia sp. oral taxon 221, the DNA window AATCTTCAAAAGTTTCCTTATCATAATAACGATTTGCTTCTACATTAGGACTTCCAATCCAATATATACCGTTTTTATCCTTCACATAATTAATAAAATCATATTTAGATTTTACAATTTTTACTGTATTTACATCCACATTGGGATAATCAATTCCATTAATATAAACCGTATTTTTATCTCTTGCCACACCTTTTTCCAAAATCTCAAATGTTTTTATATCTACTTCATTATCTCCATTTTGTTTTTTCACCGTTTCTCCATCATAATAAATAGTTCCTTTATCTCTTGCATACCCATCTTTTAATATTTTAAAACTTTCCACATCAGGTAAAAATTTATTGTACTGACTGACTACCCCATTTACATATTTCACGACAAGTTCATCATCCCAATAAACTTTACCATCTTTAATCGTATATTCTGCAAATCCAATATTTCCAATTAAAATAATTAATCCTAACATCCTAAAAAATTTTTTCATAAACACCATTCTCCTTCATCAAAAATCATTTAACAAATACAAAAAGACTGAAATAATCAGCCTTCTATCAAAAATTAATTTAAAAATGTTGTATTTTTAACTCGCCACTGTTCCAATTTAATATGAACCCAAAAACTGTATATTCCCAATGTCACCACTATTAATAATAGCCATTTTATCCAATTTCCAAATAGTCCTACTGCAGTTCCATTAAATTGCAGCCTTCTTCCTTCTATAACAGTGTGATTTATTTTCCAACCATAAATCATGCACAAAGCCCATGGGAAACAAATTCCTAATGTACATGATGTTATTAGGCTTCCTAGAATAATCCAG includes these proteins:
- a CDS encoding DUF898 family protein produces the protein MENRSYFDGGLLSYIGWIILGSLITSCTLGICFPWALCMIYGWKINHTVIEGRRLQFNGTAVGLFGNWIKWLLLIVVTLGIYSFWVHIKLEQWRVKNTTFLN